In a genomic window of Nitrospira sp. ND1:
- a CDS encoding restriction endonuclease subunit S, which produces MAGEWAEISLSDAIELKRGYDLPSYERREGPVPIVSSSGITGRHTEAKVKGPGVVIGRYGTLGEVHYITKDYWPLNTALYVRDFKGNCPRFINYLLRSLDFTAYSDKAAVPGLNRNDLHTARIVLPPLAEQYAIAHILGTLDDKIELNRRMNETLEAMARALFKSWFVDFDPVRAKAAGRDPGLPQPLADLFPNSFEDSELGEIPRGWRVTNWGALVSLGYGKSLRDYDKTNEAYPVYGTNGMIGSHSRPLCGHPGIIIGRKGAYRGVHFCSSPFFVIDTAFYVEPKEPIELRWAYYQLLRQDINSMDSGSAIPSTGREDFYNLSVLAPPLEVQEAFAELLNPCWVRQERNNRDSSTLATLRDTLLPKLVSGELCVKNAARMLERTAV; this is translated from the coding sequence ATGGCGGGTGAGTGGGCAGAGATAAGCCTCAGCGACGCGATCGAGTTGAAACGTGGCTATGACCTGCCTAGTTACGAGCGTAGGGAGGGACCTGTTCCGATCGTGTCGTCGTCGGGGATAACCGGCCGGCACACTGAAGCAAAGGTTAAGGGCCCTGGTGTCGTGATTGGACGATACGGAACGCTCGGCGAAGTCCACTACATCACCAAAGACTACTGGCCGCTCAACACAGCACTCTACGTCCGCGACTTCAAGGGGAACTGTCCGCGGTTCATCAACTATTTGCTTCGATCCCTCGATTTCACAGCCTACTCGGACAAGGCGGCCGTCCCGGGTCTCAATCGAAACGATCTTCACACTGCGCGCATAGTTCTGCCGCCGCTAGCCGAGCAGTATGCAATCGCCCACATCCTTGGCACACTGGACGACAAAATCGAACTGAACCGCCGTATGAACGAGACGCTGGAGGCAATGGCGCGGGCGCTCTTCAAGTCCTGGTTCGTGGACTTCGACCCAGTCCGCGCCAAAGCGGCAGGCCGCGACCCTGGCCTGCCCCAGCCCCTCGCCGATCTCTTCCCGAATTCCTTCGAGGACTCGGAGCTGGGAGAGATACCGAGAGGGTGGCGCGTTACGAATTGGGGAGCGTTGGTAAGTCTGGGATATGGGAAAAGTCTCAGAGACTACGACAAAACCAATGAAGCTTATCCTGTTTATGGCACGAACGGCATGATCGGGAGCCATTCGAGACCACTTTGCGGACACCCGGGAATTATCATCGGGAGAAAAGGGGCCTATCGCGGGGTTCACTTTTGCAGCAGTCCATTTTTTGTGATCGACACAGCGTTCTACGTTGAACCCAAAGAACCGATCGAGCTGCGCTGGGCCTATTACCAGTTACTCCGGCAAGACATTAATAGTATGGACAGTGGGTCTGCCATCCCTTCGACCGGCCGAGAGGATTTCTATAACTTGAGCGTTTTGGCTCCACCGTTAGAAGTCCAGGAGGCCTTTGCGGAACTACTGAATCCATGCTGGGTACGGCAGGAACGTAATAATCGTGACTCCAGCACTCTCGCAACCTTACGCGACACACTGCTGCCCAAGCTAGTCTCCGGCGAGCTGTGCGTGAAGAACGCGGCGCGCATGCTGGAAAGGACAGCAGTGTGA
- a CDS encoding RNA-directed DNA polymerase, which yields MSGKTVRPKRGPTDRSVLDMSARQARAFFLKPESYCRLDLPPYFDFGRLLRPVEKFLTIKPLASLKLKPRDFEDVNYTIYSNKDGRYAWRPFQLIHPVLYVDLAHSMTESIAWAAIRSRFQEFSKDPKIRCLSIPQESLTKKKDQGAQILHWWQGIEQASIDLALDFAYVLHGDITDCYASIYTHSIAWALHGKSTAKAKRRDLSLSGNAIDFRLQNMQHGQTNGIPQGSVLVDLIAEMVLGYADLELSQRLADTKITDFQVGLVRNFVCEA from the coding sequence GTGAGCGGCAAAACAGTCAGACCCAAGCGAGGGCCGACCGATCGGTCTGTGCTTGATATGTCAGCGCGGCAGGCTCGTGCATTTTTTCTAAAGCCAGAAAGCTATTGCCGTCTCGACCTTCCACCATACTTTGATTTTGGACGGCTCTTGCGGCCGGTGGAGAAGTTTCTGACAATCAAACCGCTGGCCAGCCTGAAGCTCAAGCCGCGAGACTTTGAGGATGTTAATTACACAATCTACTCCAACAAGGACGGTCGCTATGCGTGGCGACCTTTCCAACTTATCCACCCCGTGCTCTATGTTGATCTTGCTCATTCAATGACCGAATCCATAGCGTGGGCTGCCATCCGGTCAAGATTCCAGGAGTTCTCGAAGGATCCCAAGATTCGATGTCTGAGCATCCCGCAAGAGTCCCTGACAAAGAAGAAAGATCAAGGCGCCCAGATTCTCCATTGGTGGCAAGGAATCGAGCAGGCTTCTATTGATTTGGCATTGGACTTCGCCTATGTGCTCCACGGTGACATTACAGATTGCTACGCTTCTATATATACGCATTCAATTGCATGGGCCTTGCACGGGAAGTCGACTGCAAAGGCTAAGAGGCGAGATCTATCGCTCAGCGGCAACGCAATTGATTTTCGACTTCAAAATATGCAGCACGGACAAACCAATGGCATCCCCCAGGGTTCTGTACTGGTAGACCTGATTGCTGAAATGGTTCTTGGCTATGCCGACCTAGAGCTAAGCCAGCGGTTGGCCGATACAAAAATCACCGACTTCCAGGTTGGACTTGTCCGAAATTTTGTGTGTGAGGCATAG
- a CDS encoding IS256 family transposase → MPRKTNTTKDLAPALPVSQELLDQLVPGPLTPAQFETLFRGLKKAVLERALGAELTHHLGTEQAPGAPRGNHRNGTTPKTVLTDEGAVRLEVPRDRSGTFEPQLIGKHERRFTGFDDKIIALYARGMTVREIQGYLSEMYAVEVSPDFISTVSEAVLAEVTAWQSRPLEPLYPVVFFDALRVKIREDAVVRNKAVYLALGVRADGTREILGLWIEQTEGAKFWLKVFNELRTRGVMDVLIAVVDGLKGLAEAIGTVFPQTTVQTCIVHLIRNSLDYVSWKDRQAVAAAIRPIYTAPTEAAAHAALDAFEAGPWGTKYAPIRGLWRRAWNHVTPFFAFPPEVRRILYTTNAIESVHMRLRKIIKTRGHFPTDEAATKLLWLALRNITAGWSRATRDWKAAMNQFAILYAERFNPSVA, encoded by the coding sequence ATGCCTCGCAAGACGAACACGACGAAGGACCTCGCCCCGGCGCTGCCGGTAAGCCAGGAATTGTTGGACCAGTTGGTGCCTGGGCCGCTGACGCCGGCACAATTTGAGACTCTGTTCCGGGGCCTGAAGAAGGCGGTGCTGGAGCGTGCCCTGGGGGCGGAGCTGACGCATCACCTGGGGACGGAGCAGGCCCCCGGCGCGCCCCGTGGCAACCACCGCAACGGCACGACGCCGAAGACCGTACTCACCGACGAGGGGGCAGTGCGGCTCGAGGTGCCGCGGGATCGGAGCGGGACCTTCGAGCCGCAGTTAATCGGCAAACACGAGCGGCGCTTCACGGGCTTTGATGACAAGATCATCGCCTTGTATGCTCGGGGGATGACCGTCCGGGAGATCCAGGGCTACCTGTCCGAGATGTATGCGGTGGAGGTCTCGCCCGACTTCATCAGCACCGTGAGCGAGGCCGTGCTGGCCGAGGTGACGGCCTGGCAGAGTCGGCCCCTGGAGCCGCTGTACCCCGTCGTGTTCTTCGATGCGTTGCGGGTGAAGATCCGTGAAGACGCGGTGGTGCGGAACAAGGCGGTGTATCTCGCGCTGGGCGTGCGCGCCGATGGGACGCGGGAGATCCTGGGGCTGTGGATCGAGCAGACCGAAGGGGCAAAGTTCTGGCTGAAGGTGTTCAACGAGCTGCGCACCCGTGGGGTCATGGACGTGCTCATCGCGGTGGTGGATGGTTTAAAGGGGCTCGCCGAGGCGATTGGCACGGTGTTTCCACAGACCACCGTGCAAACCTGCATCGTGCACCTGATCCGCAATTCACTGGACTACGTGAGCTGGAAGGACCGCCAGGCGGTGGCCGCCGCAATCCGGCCGATCTACACCGCGCCGACCGAGGCGGCGGCTCACGCCGCGCTGGACGCGTTCGAGGCCGGTCCGTGGGGGACCAAGTATGCGCCCATTCGCGGCCTGTGGCGACGGGCCTGGAACCACGTGACGCCCTTCTTTGCGTTCCCCCCGGAGGTGCGGCGGATCCTCTACACGACCAATGCCATTGAGTCGGTGCACATGCGGCTGCGCAAGATCATCAAGACGCGCGGTCACTTCCCGACCGACGAAGCGGCGACCAAATTGCTGTGGCTGGCGCTGCGCAATATTACGGCCGGCTGGAGCCGGGCGACGCGGGACTGGAAGGCGGCGATGAATCAATTCGCCATCCTGTATGCAGAGCGGTTCAATCCGAGTGTGGCGTGA
- a CDS encoding type I restriction endonuclease subunit R: MELFAESIVEDAALAWLEALGYGVLHGPDIANGEPASERGDPNYRDVVLEQRLRQALVRLNPELPSEALEDAFRKLTRTDAAMLIERNRAIHRMIIDGVNVEYRREGGSIAGAQAKVIDFDRPENNDWLAVNQFTVSEGQHQRRPDIVLFVNGLPFAVIELKNPADEEATIWTAYRQLQTYQAQIPSIFATNVALIISDGVQARIGTLGAGKEWFKPWRTIAGVQDAAPTMSELQVVLEGVFEKRRFLDLVRHFVAFEDEGQGKLIKKMAGYHQFHAVNVAVEETLRAARHAAEHRAAEAWGHYKAGHQPGGEPGDRRVGVVWHTQGSGKSLTMAFYAGRVILHPTMANPTIVVLTDRNDLDDQLFGTFARCRDLLRQDPVQATDRTDLRAKLSVASGGIVFTTIQKFFPEEKGDRHPVLSERRNIVVIADEAHRSQYDFIDGFARHMRDALPHASFIGFTGTPIEQTDANTRAVFGDYISIYDIQRAVVDKATVPIYYESRLATLELKASERPKIDPNFEEATEGEEVERKEKLKTKWAQLEAVVGSENRIKLIARDLVDHFENRLAAMDGKAMVVCMSRRICVELYREIAALRPQWHADGDGQGSMKVIMTGSASDPIQWQSHIRNKKRREDMALRFRAPKDPFRLVIVRDMWLTGFDAPSLHTMYIDKPMRGHGLMQTIARVNRVFKDKPGGLVVDYLGLADELKQALATYTESGGTGKTAINQAEAVAVMQEKYEICRSLFGSYTTPAGLVRGFDWSPWMTGKPQERLSVLPAAQEHILKQPDGKARLLRAVTDLSQAFALAVPHEETFRIRDDVGFFQAVRSVLAKSVPAEQKTDEELDHAIRQIISKAVVSDEILDIFAAAGLKKPDLSILSDEFLAEVRGMPQKNLAVELLRKLLSGEIKVRSRKNVVQAKSFAEMLEQAVRKYQNRAIEAAQVIEEMIGLAKDLRRAHERGERLGLTEDEMAFYDALETNDSAVKVLGDETLRTIAREVADAVRKNVTIDWTVRENVRAQLRVIVKRILRKHGYPPDKQEKATQTVLEQAEVLCAEAGS, encoded by the coding sequence ATGGAGCTGTTTGCCGAATCCATCGTCGAAGACGCCGCCCTCGCCTGGCTAGAAGCGCTTGGCTACGGCGTGCTGCACGGGCCGGACATCGCCAACGGCGAACCAGCCTCGGAGCGCGGCGATCCGAACTACCGAGACGTGGTGCTGGAACAGCGGCTACGCCAGGCGCTCGTGCGACTGAATCCAGAGCTTCCATCCGAAGCCCTCGAAGACGCCTTTCGCAAGCTCACCAGGACGGATGCCGCGATGTTGATAGAACGGAACCGTGCCATCCATCGGATGATTATCGATGGCGTAAACGTTGAGTATCGCCGGGAGGGCGGCTCGATTGCTGGCGCACAAGCAAAGGTGATCGACTTCGACAGGCCCGAGAACAACGATTGGCTTGCCGTCAATCAGTTCACGGTTTCAGAGGGGCAGCACCAGCGGCGACCTGATATCGTCCTGTTCGTGAATGGCCTTCCGTTCGCCGTGATCGAGCTGAAAAACCCTGCGGACGAAGAGGCCACCATCTGGACTGCCTACCGGCAACTTCAGACCTACCAGGCTCAAATTCCCTCGATCTTTGCTACCAATGTGGCGCTCATCATTTCTGACGGTGTCCAGGCTCGCATCGGGACTCTTGGGGCCGGGAAGGAATGGTTTAAGCCCTGGCGAACCATTGCAGGGGTTCAGGACGCGGCCCCCACAATGTCCGAGCTGCAAGTGGTGCTGGAAGGAGTCTTTGAAAAACGGCGATTCCTGGATCTGGTGCGGCATTTCGTTGCCTTCGAAGACGAGGGACAGGGCAAGCTCATCAAGAAGATGGCGGGCTACCATCAGTTCCATGCGGTGAATGTAGCGGTTGAGGAAACCTTGCGGGCAGCCCGTCATGCGGCAGAACATCGAGCCGCCGAGGCCTGGGGTCATTATAAAGCGGGGCATCAACCAGGTGGCGAACCAGGCGATCGGCGGGTGGGTGTGGTGTGGCATACCCAGGGATCGGGTAAGAGTCTGACCATGGCCTTTTATGCGGGACGGGTCATCCTGCATCCGACGATGGCGAACCCCACCATCGTGGTGCTGACCGATCGCAACGATCTCGACGATCAGCTCTTTGGGACGTTCGCTCGTTGTCGCGATCTGCTTCGACAGGACCCGGTTCAGGCGACCGACCGGACTGACTTGCGTGCAAAGTTGAGCGTGGCTTCCGGAGGGATAGTCTTTACGACGATTCAGAAGTTCTTTCCGGAAGAAAAAGGCGACCGGCATCCCGTACTGTCAGAACGCCGCAACATTGTCGTGATCGCGGACGAAGCCCACCGGAGCCAGTATGACTTCATCGACGGCTTCGCCCGCCATATGCGTGACGCGTTGCCTCACGCCTCGTTCATCGGATTCACCGGCACACCCATCGAACAGACCGATGCCAATACACGAGCCGTCTTCGGCGACTACATCAGTATCTACGACATCCAACGGGCGGTCGTGGATAAAGCCACAGTTCCCATCTACTACGAGAGCCGGCTTGCCACGCTGGAGCTGAAGGCGTCCGAGCGGCCGAAGATCGACCCCAATTTTGAAGAGGCGACTGAAGGGGAAGAGGTCGAGCGGAAGGAAAAGCTCAAGACGAAGTGGGCGCAGCTTGAAGCGGTGGTGGGATCGGAGAATCGAATCAAGTTGATCGCGCGTGACCTCGTCGATCACTTTGAGAATCGCCTTGCGGCCATGGATGGAAAGGCGATGGTGGTCTGTATGAGCCGCCGGATCTGCGTGGAGCTGTATCGCGAGATTGCAGCCCTGCGTCCACAATGGCATGCCGATGGGGATGGTCAAGGCTCGATGAAGGTGATTATGACAGGCTCGGCGTCCGACCCGATCCAGTGGCAAAGCCATATCCGGAACAAGAAACGCCGCGAAGACATGGCCCTACGATTCCGTGCTCCCAAAGATCCCTTTCGACTCGTCATTGTTCGCGACATGTGGCTGACCGGTTTTGACGCGCCGAGTCTCCACACGATGTACATCGATAAGCCGATGCGCGGGCATGGGCTGATGCAAACCATTGCCAGAGTCAACCGCGTGTTCAAGGATAAGCCCGGTGGGCTGGTCGTGGACTACCTCGGCCTTGCCGACGAACTCAAGCAGGCTCTCGCGACCTACACGGAAAGCGGTGGGACGGGTAAGACGGCGATCAACCAGGCAGAGGCCGTCGCCGTGATGCAGGAGAAGTATGAAATCTGCCGAAGTCTCTTTGGTTCATACACCACACCTGCCGGCCTGGTGAGGGGCTTTGATTGGTCGCCATGGATGACCGGCAAGCCGCAAGAGCGGCTCTCTGTCTTGCCTGCTGCACAAGAGCATATCTTGAAGCAGCCAGACGGTAAGGCGCGTCTCCTGCGCGCCGTAACGGACCTGTCGCAAGCCTTTGCGTTGGCTGTCCCGCATGAGGAGACGTTCCGGATTCGGGATGATGTTGGTTTTTTCCAGGCCGTGCGTTCGGTGTTGGCCAAGAGCGTGCCGGCTGAACAGAAAACCGACGAAGAGCTCGACCATGCCATTCGCCAGATCATTTCAAAGGCTGTGGTGTCCGATGAGATCCTGGACATCTTTGCCGCTGCGGGGCTGAAGAAGCCGGATCTCTCGATCCTCTCGGACGAGTTTCTAGCCGAAGTGCGGGGGATGCCACAGAAGAACCTGGCTGTCGAACTCTTGCGCAAGCTGCTGAGCGGGGAGATCAAGGTACGGTCTCGAAAGAATGTGGTGCAGGCCAAGTCCTTTGCAGAGATGTTGGAGCAGGCCGTGAGAAAGTACCAGAACCGGGCGATCGAAGCCGCACAGGTGATCGAGGAGATGATCGGATTAGCCAAAGACCTGCGCCGGGCGCACGAACGAGGGGAACGCCTTGGTCTGACCGAGGACGAAATGGCCTTCTACGATGCGCTCGAAACGAACGACAGCGCAGTGAAGGTATTGGGCGATGAGACGCTACGGACCATCGCGCGAGAAGTAGCGGACGCCGTCCGCAAGAATGTGACGATCGATTGGACGGTGCGAGAGAACGTGCGTGCTCAACTTCGCGTCATCGTGAAGCGGATTCTTCGCAAACACGGCTATCCGCCGGACAAGCAGGAGAAGGCAACCCAGACGGTGCTGGAGCAGGCGGAAGTGCTGTGCGCGGAAGCGGGCAGCTAA
- a CDS encoding type II toxin-antitoxin system RelE/ParE family toxin produces MSMEFAVEFYETVAGHCPLREFLDELKASDPGDFAAVLAGLSKLRNRQYHREPLSKSLTNGLYELRHVGKLNTRVLWFFMSGRRIVALHGIRNKGRAIPARDLDTARERMRDWQKRMKG; encoded by the coding sequence ATGAGCATGGAGTTCGCGGTAGAGTTCTATGAAACGGTGGCAGGGCACTGTCCCCTTCGGGAGTTTCTCGATGAACTCAAAGCCAGCGATCCCGGCGATTTTGCCGCAGTGCTGGCTGGGTTATCCAAGCTGCGCAACCGGCAGTATCACCGTGAGCCGCTGTCCAAGTCGCTTACGAATGGACTCTACGAACTCCGGCATGTCGGCAAACTGAATACGAGAGTGCTGTGGTTCTTTATGAGCGGCCGCCGCATCGTCGCTCTGCACGGCATCAGGAATAAAGGCCGCGCGATTCCTGCCCGCGATCTCGATACGGCCCGCGAACGGATGCGAGATTGGCAGAAGAGGATGAAGGGATGA
- a CDS encoding helix-turn-helix domain-containing protein: MKQTNFDRYLKEQLADPTFARRFEQAGQAWDVALQIATLRRQAGLSQKQLAERVKTSQQQICRLESPGYEGHSLSMLRRVARELHAHVRVVLEPEGGADQVAETPAAYRAERRKTSNRVARSWRTKKPRN; this comes from the coding sequence ATGAAACAGACGAACTTTGATCGCTACCTCAAAGAGCAGCTTGCGGATCCGACGTTTGCCAGGCGCTTCGAGCAGGCGGGCCAGGCCTGGGACGTGGCACTTCAGATTGCCACGCTGCGACGGCAGGCGGGCCTGTCGCAGAAGCAATTGGCTGAGCGGGTGAAGACCTCGCAACAGCAGATTTGTCGGCTTGAATCGCCAGGCTATGAAGGTCATTCGCTCAGTATGCTGCGCCGCGTCGCCCGGGAACTCCATGCGCATGTGCGGGTGGTGCTTGAACCGGAGGGTGGAGCCGATCAGGTGGCCGAAACCCCGGCCGCATATCGTGCGGAACGGCGCAAGACGTCGAACCGGGTCGCACGATCATGGCGCACCAAAAAGCCGAGGAACTGA
- a CDS encoding NUDIX hydrolase gives MSHHGKTKAQKGSLPAMTVTPVAAAIGVVLRDDQVLLVRRANQPDAGKWGFPGGKIEPGEPVQAAAAREVAEETGLVVRPLHVFTAVDAFHRNASGQLVTHYVLIAVLCEWISGLPQAAGDALEAEWFPIETLDSVDIVMSVDVARVASMAAKVRDDVQ, from the coding sequence ATGAGTCACCATGGCAAGACGAAGGCGCAGAAAGGCTCGCTGCCGGCCATGACCGTCACGCCGGTTGCTGCGGCGATCGGCGTGGTGCTGCGAGACGACCAGGTTCTACTCGTCCGCCGCGCGAATCAGCCGGACGCGGGGAAGTGGGGCTTTCCCGGTGGCAAGATCGAGCCGGGTGAACCGGTCCAAGCTGCCGCGGCACGGGAGGTGGCGGAAGAGACCGGCCTCGTCGTGCGCCCGCTGCACGTGTTCACGGCGGTCGACGCCTTCCATCGGAACGCGAGTGGACAGTTGGTCACCCACTATGTGTTGATCGCCGTATTATGCGAGTGGATTTCAGGCCTCCCGCAGGCGGCCGGTGATGCGTTGGAGGCGGAGTGGTTCCCGATCGAGACGTTAGACTCAGTCGACATCGTCATGAGTGTTGACGTCGCACGCGTCGCCTCGATGGCTGCGAAGGTCCGTGACGACGTTCAATGA
- a CDS encoding type II toxin-antitoxin system PemK/MazF family toxin, with the protein MVVSRFDVFLVRLDATQGREIRKTRPCLIISPDEMNQHIDTVIIAPMTTKGRPYPTRVPLRFKGKSGQVVLDQIRTVDKSRLVKRVGTITDVTRAQILTLLAELFAP; encoded by the coding sequence ATGGTAGTGTCCCGCTTCGATGTCTTTCTCGTCCGTCTCGATGCTACACAAGGACGTGAGATCCGTAAGACCCGCCCCTGTCTCATCATTTCCCCGGATGAAATGAATCAGCACATCGACACGGTCATCATCGCTCCCATGACGACGAAAGGCCGTCCCTACCCGACTCGTGTCCCGCTTCGATTCAAAGGTAAGTCCGGGCAAGTTGTGCTGGATCAAATCCGGACAGTGGACAAAAGCCGATTGGTCAAGCGTGTAGGAACGATCACTGACGTGACACGCGCCCAGATCCTCACTCTGCTTGCCGAACTCTTTGCCCCGTAA
- a CDS encoding AbrB/MazE/SpoVT family DNA-binding domain-containing protein — protein sequence MKARVVRIGNSQGIRIPKSVIEQCHLHGDVDLEIQHGQLVIRAASKPRAGWRQAFEQMHRHEDDHLLDEESAAMSTWDRSEWTW from the coding sequence ATGAAAGCTCGTGTTGTGCGAATCGGCAATTCCCAGGGCATCCGGATTCCGAAATCTGTCATTGAACAGTGTCACCTGCACGGCGACGTCGATCTGGAGATTCAGCACGGACAATTGGTTATTCGCGCGGCATCCAAACCGCGCGCCGGCTGGCGTCAAGCGTTTGAGCAGATGCATCGACACGAGGATGACCACCTGCTGGATGAAGAATCTGCAGCGATGTCTACATGGGATCGGAGCGAATGGACATGGTAG
- a CDS encoding UPF0149 family protein, giving the protein MPSMVPPFTATQAAVLKNFLASPQRPTGTLTYPQLAGFLFSLANGPELIPPSEWIPMVFDDHDAGYDTQAEAEQVLQAMMALYNDCARQYFADRPTLPPGCDIRPAPLDNLEPDAPLSHWAQGFGMGHDYLVEYWDEFTPEELDEALGAALMTLTFFSSASLARAYHEEGKAGTSLAQLAGTVLDIFHDALGEYAHLGRAIYQGRREAGDLSPAPTTGRKVGRNDPCPCGSGSKFKKCCGAT; this is encoded by the coding sequence ATGCCTTCCATGGTCCCCCCATTTACCGCCACCCAGGCCGCCGTCCTGAAGAACTTTCTCGCATCGCCCCAGCGCCCGACCGGCACGCTAACGTATCCACAGCTGGCAGGATTTCTGTTCAGCCTCGCGAACGGTCCGGAATTAATCCCGCCATCGGAGTGGATACCGATGGTATTCGATGATCATGACGCCGGCTACGACACACAAGCTGAGGCAGAGCAGGTGCTTCAGGCCATGATGGCACTCTATAACGACTGTGCCCGGCAGTATTTTGCTGATCGTCCCACGCTTCCACCTGGCTGCGACATCAGACCGGCCCCCCTCGATAATCTGGAGCCCGACGCACCGCTGAGCCACTGGGCACAGGGGTTCGGCATGGGCCATGACTACCTGGTGGAATACTGGGACGAATTCACCCCGGAGGAACTCGATGAAGCGCTGGGAGCCGCGCTGATGACGTTGACCTTTTTTTCCTCTGCCAGCCTGGCCAGGGCCTACCATGAAGAAGGCAAGGCCGGCACAAGCCTCGCGCAGTTGGCCGGAACCGTCCTCGACATCTTTCACGATGCCCTGGGTGAGTACGCGCACCTCGGTCGCGCAATCTATCAGGGACGGCGCGAAGCGGGCGATCTCAGCCCTGCACCGACGACCGGCCGGAAAGTCGGGCGCAACGATCCCTGTCCATGCGGCAGCGGCAGCAAGTTCAAGAAATGCTGCGGGGCGACATGA
- a CDS encoding type II toxin-antitoxin system PemK/MazF family toxin, whose product MNPRRGTEPGKTRPVLIVQAQALLDAGHPSTLIIPLATQLIDDAEPLRLRIAAQGKLRRDSDLLLDQLRAIDNQRLIEGPLTRLTTIQLRAITHALKEVMDLG is encoded by the coding sequence TTGAATCCTCGCCGTGGGACGGAACCGGGAAAGACCAGACCCGTGCTCATCGTCCAAGCCCAAGCGTTGCTCGATGCCGGACATCCCTCCACCCTGATCATTCCCCTTGCCACCCAGCTCATTGACGACGCGGAACCGCTCCGTCTCAGAATTGCCGCTCAGGGCAAACTTCGGAGAGACTCCGATCTGCTGTTGGATCAACTCCGCGCGATCGATAATCAACGATTGATCGAAGGTCCGTTGACCCGTCTCACCACGATCCAACTCAGGGCCATAACCCACGCTCTCAAAGAAGTGATGGATCTCGGTTAG
- a CDS encoding MFS transporter, whose translation MGAGRATTQPRWGILGLLFAISAVTYMDRVNISVTARQMMPAYGLTDQDMGYIFSAFVFGYALCQIPGGWLGDRWGARVVLAGALVWWSLFTALTAVAATLPLAAMVGTVGALIVVRFLLGVGEAVALPNFNRAVADWIPPAQRGLGIGIAIGGIGIGAAITPPLASWVMVNYHWQTVFYLSALIGLVVALLWVLCSREQKAADGVASIHPRVVVPWRQFAASSSLRWLVLSYACLGYVAYIYMSWFYLYLVNVRGIDLLRGGWLAAAPFVAILVFCPLGGWTTDRLVSTLGLTKARMIVGMIGMGLAGGLIAVGAWADSQAVAIASLSLGAGWLYFTVGAYWSVTTDLSKTHAGTLSGVMNMGANVGGVISPSLTPWLADHWGWTASLLVAALIALCGGVMWMKIDASEGLRE comes from the coding sequence GTGGGAGCAGGCAGAGCGACGACACAACCGCGATGGGGCATTCTCGGGCTCCTGTTCGCGATCAGCGCCGTGACCTACATGGACCGGGTCAACATCTCCGTCACCGCGAGACAGATGATGCCCGCCTATGGCCTCACCGACCAGGACATGGGCTATATCTTTTCCGCCTTTGTGTTCGGTTACGCGCTCTGCCAGATTCCAGGCGGCTGGCTGGGCGATCGCTGGGGAGCCCGGGTGGTGCTGGCGGGTGCGCTGGTCTGGTGGTCGTTGTTCACGGCCTTGACGGCGGTGGCCGCAACCCTGCCGTTGGCCGCCATGGTCGGGACGGTCGGTGCGCTGATCGTCGTGCGCTTTCTCCTCGGTGTCGGAGAAGCGGTGGCTCTGCCGAATTTCAATCGGGCCGTGGCCGATTGGATTCCGCCTGCGCAACGTGGACTCGGCATCGGCATTGCCATCGGCGGCATCGGCATCGGCGCCGCGATCACCCCTCCCCTCGCCTCCTGGGTCATGGTGAATTACCACTGGCAGACGGTCTTCTACCTCTCCGCGTTGATCGGTCTGGTGGTGGCCCTGTTATGGGTGCTCTGCTCCCGAGAGCAGAAAGCGGCGGATGGCGTGGCGTCCATACACCCGCGCGTAGTCGTTCCCTGGCGGCAATTCGCCGCTTCGTCATCCCTGCGCTGGCTGGTGTTGAGTTACGCCTGCCTGGGTTACGTCGCCTACATTTATATGTCCTGGTTTTATCTCTACCTGGTGAACGTCCGCGGCATCGATCTGTTGCGTGGCGGCTGGCTTGCGGCTGCACCTTTCGTGGCGATCCTCGTCTTCTGCCCGCTCGGCGGCTGGACCACGGATCGCCTGGTCTCGACCCTCGGTCTGACGAAGGCTCGAATGATCGTCGGCATGATCGGCATGGGGCTGGCCGGTGGACTGATCGCCGTCGGCGCCTGGGCCGACTCACAGGCCGTGGCCATCGCCTCTCTCTCGCTGGGTGCCGGCTGGTTGTATTTCACCGTCGGGGCCTACTGGAGCGTGACGACCGATCTCTCTAAGACCCATGCAGGCACCCTGTCGGGTGTGATGAATATGGGCGCGAACGTAGGCGGCGTCATTTCTCCGAGCCTTACGCCCTGGCTCGCCGACCACTGGGGTTGGACGGCTTCGTTACTCGTGGCCGCGCTCATCGCCCTCTGTGGCGGCGTGATGTGGATGAAGATCGATGCGAGCGAGGGGTTGAGGGAGTGA